Proteins encoded together in one Kutzneria kofuensis window:
- a CDS encoding class I SAM-dependent methyltransferase has protein sequence MQTISDTSAFLSAALRQPGVIGAVAPSGPALAEVLAAVVPGRDKPVVAELGPGTGPVSRVIGRRLPPGGRHFAVEIDPELADRLELTHPDVEVLRGDAADLGALLYGAGVRQVDAVVSGLPWSLFPEAQQRAILEQVCYVLAPGAGFSTFAYRISTPTAGGRRFRALLHEYFEEVVVSRTIWRNLPPALVYLCRRPTVDRTDA, from the coding sequence ATGCAGACCATCAGTGACACCTCCGCCTTCCTGTCGGCCGCGCTGCGCCAGCCCGGCGTGATCGGCGCGGTCGCGCCCAGCGGGCCCGCCCTCGCCGAGGTGCTGGCCGCGGTCGTGCCCGGGCGGGACAAGCCGGTCGTGGCCGAACTCGGCCCCGGCACCGGCCCAGTCAGCCGGGTGATCGGCCGGCGGCTGCCCCCGGGCGGCCGCCACTTCGCCGTGGAGATCGACCCCGAACTCGCCGACCGCCTGGAACTCACCCACCCGGACGTCGAGGTCCTCCGCGGCGACGCCGCCGACCTCGGCGCGCTCCTCTACGGCGCCGGCGTGCGGCAGGTGGACGCCGTCGTGAGCGGCCTGCCGTGGTCGCTGTTCCCGGAGGCCCAGCAGCGGGCGATCCTCGAACAGGTGTGCTACGTGCTCGCCCCCGGCGCGGGATTCAGCACGTTCGCCTACCGCATCTCCACGCCCACCGCCGGCGGGCGGCGGTTCCGCGCGCTGCTGCACGAGTACTTCGAGGAGGTCGTGGTCAGCCGCACGATCTGGCGCAACCTCCCGCCGGCGCTGGTGTACCTGTGCCGCCGGCCCACAGTGGACCGCACCGATGCCTGA